The sequence ACGTCGGCCAGGACGACGTCGGGCCGCAGATGGCGTGCCAGTTCGAGCGCCGCGGCCCCGTCGGGGGCTTCACCGACGACGGTCATGTCCGGCTGCGCGTCGATGATGAGCCGGAAGGCCGCGCGGACCGCGAACTGGTCGTCGGCGAGCAAGACCCGGATGGCCATCAGCTGCGCCACCCGGACGGCAACGGAAGCGTCGCCGTCACCCGCCACCCGTCGGCGTCGGGCCCGGCCTCGAGTTCGCCCCCGAACTCCTCGACGGCTGCCGACAGATTGGGCAAACCTCGGCCGCCGCGCGCTGCGGTCGGCGGGGGCGGTTCCCTCGGTAGGTCGTTGCGGACCAGCACGGTCAGCCGGTTGCCGCTCCGACGAAGCTCCACGACCGCCAGCGAGGCGGTCGGGGCGTGTCGGCGGACGTTCGTCAACGACTCCGACACCACTCGATAGGCGAGGGCGCCGACGGCGTCGGGGACAATCCCGTCCAGGCCGGCAGCGACGGAAAGGTGCGCGCGAACCGTTCCGGCGGCGTCGAAGCGGGCCACCAGCGCGGGAAGGTCGCCGAGCGCGGGCGAGTCGGCGCGCTCCAGCAGGTGCACCGTGCGATCCATCGCGGCGAGGGCGCGTTGCCCGGCCTCGTCGATGCGACGGAACAACACCGCCGCCTGCGCCGGATCGCGGTCGCCCACGACCGATCCGGCCTGCGCGCTGGCGACCATCTCGCTGATGTCGTGGGCCACGTAGTCGTGCAGGTCCCTCGCCACCTGACGACGTTGTGCGTCGGCCGCCCGCGCCGCGGCGTCGGCTCTCCGCTGGTCCTGACGCCGGAGGTGGACACCGATCAGCGCGGGCACCACCGCGATCATCGTCCAGAGCGCGCAGGCACCCACCCCACTCAGCCACGTCGCGGGAGTGATCAGCCGGAGGACTTGGACGCCGTTCGCGAGTACGGCGCCGGCCCCGCTGACCGCCGCCTGCCCCACCGGCGCTCGTCGGACGACCACGACGGCGAGTACGGCGAAGGCCAGGTACTCCACCATCGCCGGGAGCAGCGCGGCGTCCCAGCGTGCGGCCGTGCCTGCGTCGGGCCGCGGATAGATCGCGGTCACTGCGATCGAGAGCATCGCAGCGGGCAGCACCGCCGCGTACGTACGGCGAATCAGGGCCACGGCGATCCACGCGGCCACCGCCGACAGCACTCCGATCCAGATCGCCACGGGTCCGAAGCCTAGGACGTGTGCCGCCGTCCTGCCCCCGCCGAAAGGCAGAGCGGCTCGGGCACCACCACGTCGGAACAGATCCTTCGACAGGCGCGCCCCGCGGCCTCCTCCGCCGACGCTCGAAGCTGCCTCTTCGAAGGGTGTGCCGATGATGATTACCGACCGGACGACTCTCCCGCCCCTGTCGGCCGCGGCCTGGTCGCTCTGCTACGGAGCGTTCGGCCTGTGGTGGGCCGCCGGTGGTGCCGGCTTTCCCTACGGGCCCTCCGACCGAGCCGCCCGGATGGGCGCCGTACTCGTCGGCGTCCCAGCGCGTTTCACCGGCGTCGTCGTCGCGTTCCTCGGGCTGACCGGAGCGCTCGTCGGCTTCGCGCTGGCAGCTCGGTACCGCCACACCGGCCACGGCGGTACGGCGCTCCGCGCGCTCGCCGCCTGCCTCGGCGGTGTGCTGCTTCTCGTCGTCCCGGACGGACGTCTCCTGCTGGCGCTGGGCGAACTGATGGTGCTGCACCCCGAGCGAGTAGAAGCAGCGGCGGCACATCAAGCCTTCTGCGCGGCCGGGGGCGCCTTGCTGCTCTGGGCGGCCAGGCCCTCGGGAGGCCGCCGCCACCGTGTTCTCGGCCCGGTGTCCGCGCGGCGGGAACGCCGGTTCTGCTACCTCGCGGCCGCGCTACCCCTTCTCTACGCGGGCCCACGACTGCTCTGGGCGCTCGGTTGGACGGTCGGTCTCGACGCCGCGACCACCGAGATGGTGACCAGCCCGACCGGACGAACCCGCGAACTGGTGTTCGCCGGTGCGGCGGCGGCCGGTGGCCTGTTGACGCTGGGACTGACCCAGCGCTGGGGCACGCGGATTCCCGGTGCGGTGCCCTGGCTCGGCGGACGCCGGGTGCCCATCCCGCTGGCCACCGTCCCCGCAGGCGTGGTCGCGCTGGCGTTGATCGGGGCCGGAGCGACGATGTGGCGAGCGCTCGCCGGTGCCCTTCTCGGATCGTCCCCGAGCGAGGACGCGCTGAGCGCCGCGAACTGGGGCGCCTGGCTGGGCAACCTCGCGTGGCTGCCGTGGGGCATTGCGCTGGCGGTAGCCGTCAGGCACTACCGACGACGCCGGATCACCGATCGCAGAGAAGGCGGGTCGGGTCAGCCCGTGAGCACCCCGGAGGTGTCGACCGCGGTGCTGGCCAGCAGCTTCAACGCGTCCTCCGATCGCACGTCGCGTGGGGTGTAGATCTCGAGGCGGTGGTCCGGGCTGTCGGGTTGGAGCCAGACCTGGTAGTCGACGTCGAGTACCCCGATCGTCGGGTGCTGCAGGTTCATCGTGCCGGTGGTGCAGTCGGCGACGTCGCCGGTGGCCCACAGAGCGGCGAACTCATCGCTGTGCATGGTCAGCTCGCCGATCAGCTCCGCGAGGCGGGCGTCGTCCGGGTAACGACCGGACGTCAGCCGCAGGTACGCCACCTGGATCCGGGCGAGCTCGTCCCAGTTGCGGTGCAGGTCGCGGTGGAGCGGGTCGAGGAAGAACATCCGGGGGATCGACGGGCGGGTGGCGGGATCGGTCGGTGCCTCGAGGTCCAGGTGCTCGGCGAAGAGGAGGTGGCCCGTTCGGTTCCAGGCCAGTACGTCGCCGCGGCGGCCGAGCACGAGCGCCGGGATGTTCTCGCCCAGCGACGTCAGGAGGGTGAGGACTCGGGGGTCGGGCTGTTCGGACCGTGGCCTGGTCAGACGGGGTGCCGTGGGGCGGCGGGCCAGGTTGTGCAGATGAGCCGTCTCGGTCGCGTCCAGGCCCAGCACC is a genomic window of Cryptosporangium minutisporangium containing:
- a CDS encoding helix-turn-helix transcriptional regulator, which produces MRTESLGVFLKSRRDRITPADVGLRTYGATRRVPGLRREELAQLAGVSAGYYTRLEQDQAGTASAHVLDALARVLGLDATETAHLHNLARRPTAPRLTRPRSEQPDPRVLTLLTSLGENIPALVLGRRGDVLAWNRTGHLLFAEHLDLEAPTDPATRPSIPRMFFLDPLHRDLHRNWDELARIQVAYLRLTSGRYPDDARLAELIGELTMHSDEFAALWATGDVADCTTGTMNLQHPTIGVLDVDYQVWLQPDSPDHRLEIYTPRDVRSEDALKLLASTAVDTSGVLTG
- a CDS encoding sensor histidine kinase, which translates into the protein MAIWIGVLSAVAAWIAVALIRRTYAAVLPAAMLSIAVTAIYPRPDAGTAARWDAALLPAMVEYLAFAVLAVVVVRRAPVGQAAVSGAGAVLANGVQVLRLITPATWLSGVGACALWTMIAVVPALIGVHLRRQDQRRADAAARAADAQRRQVARDLHDYVAHDISEMVASAQAGSVVGDRDPAQAAVLFRRIDEAGQRALAAMDRTVHLLERADSPALGDLPALVARFDAAGTVRAHLSVAAGLDGIVPDAVGALAYRVVSESLTNVRRHAPTASLAVVELRRSGNRLTVLVRNDLPREPPPPTAARGGRGLPNLSAAVEEFGGELEAGPDADGWRVTATLPLPSGWRS